CGGTTAGAAAAGGGAAAAACTATGAAATCTTCGATTTCTtcgtatgtaaatatttatttcaatcgcTTTATCATCCAAATTGGGTTTTAGAGGTTTTTTGGGGTCACTGATTGCAATTCCGTTATCAGACGtgtcaaaaatttaagatggcggattcaatatggcggTTGAAGATGTttgaagttaattaaatttactaaaaattactatgtggGGATTTttggggtcgctgattacgaatttgACATCAAAATATTCGAACTCAAGATGGCGGATACAATATGgtggcaaaaattttttaaatctctcaaaatttgttgaaaattattcTACGGAGGTTTTTGGGTTGTTGATTACATATCTGCCATCAGAATTGTCGATTTATAAACGCCAAATTTACTATTATGAGTGAAATAGTAAAAAGcactcaaattttattaacttaaaaaattatctgacTTATCTCTGAATCCATCTACTGTAATACGTTTTCTTAAAACTGGTAAAAACTGATCTCGTCTATAAAAACgatacaattacaataaatagaaaatctttttatccatattttatcaattttaattcacAAGCGGTGACCTAGATATATCCTTATACTTaactatgtatataatatacataatactcCTGCAAATATGTGCGAAAAAAACGATGtataaaaaagagatatgTATTaactaaattctaaattttacattaattttttgtttaataagaaaacattatatataataaaagtaggtaatataatagaagataaacataatagtaaaaattaaaattttttacgagTACAAATCTGGTTGATTTACtattggtaattatttagtttaggaGACACCGCGCCGATGATTTTAACTTTGACATTATCAAAAACATGACCCTGAgtaactttttcttataatttaatcggCGGTCATTGttcattaataaagttattaacaaaaaagtttgaaaaatatttatgtagaatagaacaatacacacacgcacacgcacacgcacacacatggCGAGATGCCAAAGGGAATgatttgtttctttaaaacaTAGTgagtttttattatgtattaatatataatattatatacactggcgcaaaaaaaccgagacaaaaatttggaccgaatttttaggcaatattcaaagtgatacaactttgcgaaaaattatccaaattacatgtactttttttaaaattaaagggcaaagactttACTTTGAGAACctctaggcgaaagtttgatttgttaagtgtgaattttttgtatcgcatgaaaactaaacatgttttttttaattgaaaaaagtaaaagtttgttatcattttttacaagtttcttgttaaaatctttctaatattaatccagattcttaaattttattcttttctaagcaattaaaaaaaaacatgttgatacgatgttttttgttgattgcacacgagtttgaaatttgcactgcattttagggtattttagcgaataaatacggtatctTTTGAatatgaattttgagtattaatatgatattacacattgattttatttgtgtttaactcaatTGTACCGCGGTCATCAGAGTGACTCGAtatgcaccacgtggagattgacggtcggattttgcacatcaTATGGCGATataattgagttaaacacaaataaaattaatgtgcaatatcatattaatactcaaaaaaTACCgcatttattcgctaaaatactctaaaatgcagtgcaaatttcaaactcgtgtgcaatcaacaaaaacattgtattgacatatatatatgttttttaattgcttagaaaagaaagaactttaagaatctggattaatattagcaagattttaacgagaaatttgtgaaaaatgataacaaatttgtactattttcaactaaaaaaaacatgGAGACAAAAGaagacaaaaaagaaattaacaaaacaCATAACCTACACCCAAGgagacaaaaaagaaattaacaaaaaattctatttgtttctaaaaaattcaaatttattaaaatttttatctatttaaccattctaaattttaataaacaattatcaCAGCTTTgaagaatatgaaaaaaaatacagcattattcttattacatagaaattaagaacaattgataatttttgtgGCTGCCATCTTATCTTCCTTTCCATTACGCTTACTTATGTCGAACATCGTGGAAAGTTTTACTTTCGCTGTgcgattttgaaatgttttcgTTACTCATTgcctttctattttaattgtatgatacataaatacgtatatacatacatatttatcataagaatattatacgaatatataCATGTCATATGAACATATGAACTTATACATGATGTATttcaatacttttattaaagagaaaaaatggcaaaggttataataaaattttgtttaatatagtAAAGTCGTCGAGGTTCCTTTTTGACATGCTCGAGGACTCTGGCAAGTCTATGATGGCCCAATCATATCTCTCCGGCGTGATTTTCTTGGAAGACTATGCGGTCAAGAGAAtgcgttttttaatttgattccTCTTACTTAATACTACCGTTATGTCTGAGATTAAGAGATGTGGTAGGGGTTCGCGTTAAGTGAACGTGCAGCGCGAGACCGTATACTATACGTGAATACGTGATTTGCAAGCACCCGAAATTATTGGATCTCAAAAACGGCTGAAACAATCAAGTTCTAACTAGGCTTAATCAATAGCTTGggtttaaattatacaataaaaatgtttttattttttgcggAAATATTGGTCAAAAtccgaaatataaattttttgcgtTAAGGAGTTCTTGCATATGTCTGCTTTACCGACAAGAAGACAATTTTCGTAACGcgaaatcttttaattttttttatagatataaataaaaatccttttcTATTAAAGCATGAGCATTACTACCAGTCTAGATTATAGagtttatattgaaaatgaaaaaaattgtttgcggTATTTTTAGTCGAGTGTGATGTCTGAAACTGTCATAACAATATTTACTTGATATAAAAACTCTGTAGTTTTTGTacacacaaaatttaaattcctAGACTAGTAGATGACAGAAACAAACAATGTGGAGTTCTTAAAGTTAAACTTTCATGCCTaattgagataaaatttttctacaaaaatttaagtaacaTGTGTGAAAAGTCAATAAgtaaaaaacatgaaaattttttctagttttttatataaagtacaatttacagactgatattaatacgtactttaattctgaaaagggacttccaaatctataaaagaaatacatacgaaatcttgttaatgatgtgcacaaatgactctacattatcgaccccgatcaagtttgacggaCACTCCAACATTTCTTTAAGATACGTCCTCGTCAATGACTACATTCAGCAGACTCAACAGTTGAGCAACATTACTATATTTTCCGCTAAATAATGTTGATTTGTTGGTTCTATAAGTTATAACCAATCATGTTCGATTGCTACTTAGCTGTTGAGTCTGCTGAATGTGCCCAATCTTGTAGACACGTAAAATAGTAGAGAAAAGACGAGGAAATGTACGTTTGTTTAAATACTAGCAGCGCTCGCTTCTATAGCAAGGAAGTGTCGCAATAGATATATTGTGACGCGAACGCCGCTAGTGCTTTTGCTAGTGCTTTTACTTTTACTGTATTGACAGTAAGtaaacgagagagaaaagagtgAGATAGCAGGTTTGTTTGTGTTGTATGCACTCAGCGGTTTATATTCAGAGCGCGCTTCTAACGATGTTAACGTGTTTGTTTATCGTTATAAtgcaagaattaaaagaaGTGTTATTTCTCGACCGACGCATAGtgcctaataataataataaaaaactaaataacttttaaaacaaaaaagaattatgtttaaattttacagacatattcaaacgtaataataaaacaattgataaaattgttgataataatttgaagtgtgacacattttatttcgaaatgatttatgcaaaattttattgcaattcaAAGCTTATAATTGTtccgtaaataaataaataaattttttcgagaaaaaatgtttcatataaaaacatatataaataaaggaGAAAGTGGTAATATGGTCACCCATATTATCTCCGTTATTAGTTGAcgaattctagtaattatttatgatatcatttgtttagtagcctactgttatataatgatgctaatatgacaaaacacaacagtcaacatttgttctaaggcatttttacttttaagaattttgaaaattttttaaggtacattttaacattatacacatacttcctcattctttttaaacttaaccgCATTATCACCCAAATGTATACTTGAgtactttcttattatttaactctttattcggctatatatattttgagttatacaaaattgaacGATGATATAGGTTTAGATGATACATTGTTTAGGTGGTTTAAATTCAATCTAATTgagaatctattttttatctatttgtgtatttaatcTACTCtttattttccgttttttaataatttttattttgtcagcTTCACATTAAGTTGGCAGGACCACgagtttttcataaataacaaaattatttttagagatACAAAATAGTACACGATAAGTACAAAATAGTACCATAAATGGAACcctattttattgatttaattcttAAGAAATCGGAAGAGAAAGATGTCTCTTTTAAGACTAATTGAATAGGAGTTGTTTTAAGGGGATGACAGAAATCTTTCGACGTGTTTTGAATGATACAAATTAGTACATGTTCAATACTAATTATATccactttatttaaatattttaaattatttttttgtggtcATGCTAGTTTCATATTAAGTTATCAACACCACGATGTTTTCTTAAACGACACAGGGTACAAAATTAATCTTGGTGGTACAATAGtacaaaaaatactaaatattcCATTAGGTTGCGTTCGATTTTGCTGATTTGATTCTGCTAGCTTCGTAGAgctcaaaaaatatatgtatacaataatatgttgcttataaaattcttacctAATACTACAAAATGCTTATCTAGATAAAATTGCCCTTTTAACATGTGAAATGGCGTCGATCCCTGGACCGATACTGAACTTTTCGTTTAGACGGCGTTGGCCTCTAGAGACTGACGTTGAAGTTTTAGTTTAGGCGACATCGGTCTTTGAGAACCGACAATAtcaaacttataattaaattttgtaatttatataatataaaaagatatgttaacattttctaaatgtattttattgaaacgttttaaacataaaataagtttGCTTTTACACGTATTACAAAAATCacgatatattcatataatatagttctgtatataataaagcattttaagcgttttgattaaaattaaagatattattacttgaatttttttggtacagtaattttattattggagGATATCCACTTggtatctttttttacaacttaCTAAAGATACCGAAAATGATACGCTGCAAATTGTGTTGTCGACACATAAGTTCGCTAAGATCGACAACAGAGCGAGCCAAACGCCCGACAATCGCGCCATATCGTAAGAACGTCCGATGGCTTatcataaacaaaaaataaagatctaacaaatattaaattattatatacagggtgtacaCTGGCgcgagattttttaataacaaattctttgtaacattttgagaataaaattgtaatatgaaAATGTCGAgactacaataatttttaaataggaaGAGTTTAAAGATTACGAATGACAGGACTATAATTTTACGCGCTCAGGGATGGTAGTGATAAAGGTGCTTTCAAATGCGTTTGACAATACGCGAAGAAAACGTTAAAACTGATTGTGAACGAAAGTTGTGTGTAACAttgaattcaaataaattttttaatttttaatagttttttgcaagttcaataatattttttataagaaaaaaaatattgatgtcGATACATagtacatacattttaaagttttaacgaaaacattttaaattgtttttataacaaatttattatgaatgaATAGAATTGGTTTCTTAATGAAACTCTTAtttgttcaatattttattaaacaaagatgTTAATGTCAAACGTATTTGAAAGCACTTTTATCACTACCATATCTGAGCGCGTAAAATTGTAGGCCCTGTTATTCGTGATCTTTAAATTCTttctatttgaaaattatagcCTCGACATtttcgaattaaaatttttttcttaaaatgttacaaagaatttgttattaaaaaatctcgtCCCAATTTAGATACACGctgtataataaatgaatagaaTCATAAACGTTTTAATCGGGTCTTAGACAAAGGTTCGTACATGTACTGTATGTCCGAATATTtcgaaataagagaaaaaacattacaatatttcaatattttggaCAGTTTGAACTAGGGCTGTAAATATGATCCGGATTTTTCTGAGCTTCAGATTATTAATTCTCAcactgtttatttttttctagtttttttttttttttttttttttttttttttttaagaaagaaaaagacgagaacatatttctttaataaaaaaataaaaaaaaacttgcatGCAAGTGTTAAGGCTTGTTTGCTTCCTACAACTCgtccttattttttataatcgcccaatcttttttaatgaaatctgCCCCTTTCTCGGCTATCATTATCGTCGGCGCATTTGTATTTCCACTGGTAATTTTTGGCATAATAGATGCATCAATAACTCTTAATCCTTGTATTCCATGAACCTTTAATTGAGGATCCACCACAGTTGTGGGATCGCTCTTAGGACCCATTTTCGCTGTTCCAACAGGATGGAAGAGCGTAGACGACATATGTTGCAAGTTACATTTCCAATATTCTTCAGAATCGGGTGTGGTATGACGGCAACCAGGAATGTCCAAATGATGCAACTGCACCCCGTGTCGTTTGAATGTTTGGGTGTCGAGCATCTTTTTCAGAGAGTCCAAGGATTTTAACAACGTGTTGAAATCTTCCTGTTCGGAGAAATAGTTGGCGTAAATCTTAACAGGATCCGCTGGATTTTTGCTACGCAGCTGTATTTCACCCACGCTCTTCggtttttgcaaaattgctATAGATGAGAGCATATCCGCCTCTGCTAATATTTCTGTTATTGCTTGAATAATATCCGTATCCATGTTAAAGGCGTTAAAAAAAGTGGTTGCTATGGCCGTGTACCATTGTGGTAAATGTGCGTAAATAAACTGAATGTTGGGATACTTGGCGCTCGAATCGTGCACGTTGACGAAACCCATGAGATCAAAGCTAACACTTGCTAGAAGTCCCcgattatacattaaatactCGTAAGCTGCGTCCAGCATAAATGTAGGTGATGGCGGTGTTGCGCTTTGGTTTTTGAAGATAAAATGCAAACCAAACCATGCGACATGGTCCTGAAGATTTTTACCGACGGGTAAATCAATGACCTTAGATATTCCCATTTCACGTAAATGCGCCTCGGGTCCAATGCCCGAAAGCATTAAGATTTGCGGAGTAGCGATGCTACCAGCTGATAAGATTACCTCCTTCGAAGCTTTTATGTCAATCGACCTACCATCTTTTAGAGTCACGCGTACTCCAACTGCTCGAGTATTATCTAGGAGGATAGCGTCGGCTCGAGTAGATTTCATTACATAcagattttttctatttttgattGGTGACAAGTAGGCCTTTGAAACACTCACTCTGCGACCTTTATCCAAGGTTCCTTGAGCTATGCCATATCCAACAAATTTATCACCATTGATGGCATCCAAAATAGGCATGCCCATTTCGCGAGCGGCGTGCAAAACCATTTTCTGTACTTCTGGATGGCTATAATTGTAAGGCCTGATTCTCAACGGTCCGTCATGACCGCAATATTTGCTTCTCCATTTATCGTTGTGTCCATGACCGCaattttgagattttttaaagaacgGCAAGACTTGGTCATAACTCCAATCCTTGTTGCCCATCCGAGACCATTCGTTATAATCCTCGTCACTGCCGTAAACGTAGAGCATAGCATTTAGCGTAGAACT
This genomic window from Monomorium pharaonis isolate MP-MQ-018 chromosome 8, ASM1337386v2, whole genome shotgun sequence contains:
- the LOC105833805 gene encoding glucose dehydrogenase [FAD, quinone], giving the protein METCLINAANSAVAANGNPTNVFVYLIQTLLMAQCNLSHGIYPPDRSEEIITSDREFDFVIVGGGSAGSVLANRLTEIEDWNVLLIEAGEDPSILSEAPAALLSQLHTSEDYSYNIEPEKFACHGYKNKTCKWSKGKALGGSSTLNAMLYVYGSDEDYNEWSRMGNKDWSYDQVLPFFKKSQNCGHGHNDKWRSKYCGHDGPLRIRPYNYSHPEVQKMVLHAAREMGMPILDAINGDKFVGYGIAQGTLDKGRRVSVSKAYLSPIKNRKNLYVMKSTRADAILLDNTRAVGVRVTLKDGRSIDIKASKEVILSAGSIATPQILMLSGIGPEAHLREMGISKVIDLPVGKNLQDHVAWFGLHFIFKNQSATPPSPTFMLDAAYEYLMYNRGLLASVSFDLMGFVNVHDSSAKYPNIQFIYAHLPQWYTAIATTFFNAFNMDTDIIQAITEILAEADMLSSIAILQKPKSVGEIQLRSKNPADPVKIYANYFSEQEDFNTLLKSLDSLKKMLDTQTFKRHGVQLHHLDIPGCRHTTPDSEEYWKCNLQHMSSTLFHPVGTAKMGPKSDPTTVVDPQLKVHGIQGLRVIDASIMPKITSGNTNAPTIMIAEKGADFIKKDWAIIKNKDEL